Proteins encoded by one window of Paenibacillus sp. DCT19:
- a CDS encoding TetR/AcrR family transcriptional regulator, with the protein MNRTKAVEVAAELFLRQGYSYVSMDEVVRTSGVSKSNIYYHFKNKEELLQAVVQYWITQYESQLYLLLSQHEKGVEERIYSFISMLSAGIEARNYEGSCPFITLYMQTPASAPGVKDSISRFFREMQPMVEKLLQQGLDRGEFRKEIEPQSASALFIAALEGSLVLAETARDTSVIEHSVRTFCQMLR; encoded by the coding sequence TTGAATCGAACAAAAGCGGTGGAAGTCGCCGCAGAGCTGTTTTTGCGCCAGGGCTATAGCTATGTCAGCATGGATGAGGTTGTACGAACAAGTGGAGTATCGAAATCTAACATCTATTATCATTTCAAAAACAAGGAGGAACTGCTGCAAGCGGTAGTACAGTATTGGATCACACAGTATGAGTCACAGCTATATCTGCTGCTTAGCCAGCATGAAAAGGGAGTAGAGGAACGAATATATTCGTTTATCTCCATGCTGTCCGCAGGCATTGAAGCGCGTAATTATGAGGGGAGCTGCCCCTTTATTACTCTATATATGCAGACGCCAGCGAGTGCGCCGGGGGTAAAAGATAGTATATCCCGCTTCTTTCGTGAGATGCAGCCCATGGTCGAAAAGTTACTGCAGCAAGGGCTTGATCGCGGCGAATTCCGCAAGGAAATTGAACCGCAATCCGCATCCGCGCTATTTATTGCAGCACTAGAGGGCTCGCTAGTTCTTGCGGAGACCGCTCGGGACACATCGGTGATAGAGCATTCCGTACGGACGTTTTGTCAGATGCTTCGTTAA
- a CDS encoding sensor histidine kinase — protein MKKYYSIRTKLIAFMLIATTLPLLASISMTFIQTKTALREQAVGENKRLIYQASTNLNNYIDNVARASLAVYNDPHFLRNLAKIPGDYRAVAEVYTTLQTIRSAVPDVFQLYLHSFVANQSTLITNPFPKREERKQAYSDSLHGQSNANRQDIWIESAHASHTFGFKPASADDPSRTVITLHRVIMDIPSTERLGVLSIDLNMDSIAAISSRLYDPAKEQVYIVDRNNQIIYQGHSQVSDSLVLNKQVAAELHDIRAGKVHFQKSSGHFEQEHSMYVYQQLGSSFADWTIIKQIPNETLYARANTLTWNNALIAIAALVMVIVATLFISIRITGPLKQLMRYMNQIQAGRLHVDIRLTSRDEIGVLARHFRDMMDTVNNLILREYRLELANKTNQLRALQAQIHPHFLYNTLQSIGTLALQQQGQRAYALLSSLSKMLRYSMRDQTCVTLREEAEHARLYLELQQERFGERLEVNLDFAEDTLSVEMPRMTLQPLIENYFKHGADVQPGKGYISIHSHLTTDHWVEIHLENNGPSIPEEKLMEIREWFREELSTSEIVGKETDENESIGLRNVGQRLRLNSSTEHPAIIDISNKEPHGVQIIVKIYAGE, from the coding sequence ATGAAAAAATACTATAGTATCCGTACCAAACTGATCGCTTTTATGCTGATTGCTACGACTTTACCTCTGCTCGCGTCCATCAGCATGACATTTATTCAGACCAAGACAGCCTTGCGGGAGCAGGCCGTTGGCGAGAACAAACGCCTGATCTATCAGGCATCGACTAACCTGAATAACTACATCGATAATGTAGCAAGGGCTTCGCTCGCGGTATATAACGATCCCCATTTTCTACGCAATTTAGCTAAGATCCCTGGGGATTATCGCGCTGTAGCAGAGGTATATACCACGCTACAGACGATTCGTTCGGCTGTTCCGGATGTATTCCAGCTCTACTTGCACTCCTTTGTAGCGAATCAGTCTACACTCATCACGAACCCTTTCCCGAAACGGGAAGAACGTAAACAAGCATATTCCGATTCACTTCATGGACAGTCAAATGCAAACCGTCAGGATATATGGATTGAATCGGCTCACGCCAGCCACACATTTGGATTCAAACCAGCCTCTGCGGATGACCCTTCAAGAACAGTGATTACGCTACATCGCGTTATTATGGATATTCCTTCAACCGAACGTCTGGGCGTCCTGTCGATTGATCTAAATATGGACAGCATTGCGGCGATCAGTAGCCGGTTATATGACCCAGCGAAGGAACAGGTTTATATCGTGGATCGCAATAATCAGATCATCTATCAAGGACATTCACAGGTTAGCGATAGCCTTGTATTGAACAAGCAGGTTGCCGCCGAATTACATGATATTCGTGCGGGGAAGGTACATTTTCAGAAGAGCTCAGGTCATTTCGAGCAGGAGCATTCCATGTATGTCTATCAACAATTAGGCAGTTCATTTGCAGACTGGACCATCATTAAACAGATCCCGAATGAAACGTTATACGCACGAGCGAACACGCTAACGTGGAACAACGCTCTGATCGCCATCGCCGCACTAGTCATGGTCATTGTGGCTACACTGTTTATCTCCATTCGAATTACAGGTCCGCTCAAACAATTGATGCGTTATATGAATCAGATTCAGGCAGGCCGGCTACATGTGGATATCCGCTTAACAAGTCGGGACGAGATCGGCGTTCTTGCGCGTCATTTTCGAGATATGATGGATACGGTGAATAACTTGATCTTGAGAGAGTATCGACTTGAACTTGCCAATAAAACGAATCAGCTCAGAGCCTTACAAGCTCAGATTCATCCACATTTTCTATACAATACGCTTCAATCCATCGGTACACTTGCCCTGCAACAGCAAGGACAACGAGCTTATGCACTGCTCTCTTCCTTATCGAAAATGTTGCGCTACAGTATGCGAGATCAGACTTGTGTAACTTTGCGGGAAGAAGCCGAGCATGCGCGATTATATCTGGAGCTGCAGCAGGAGCGTTTTGGTGAACGCCTAGAGGTGAATTTGGATTTTGCCGAGGATACATTATCTGTGGAGATGCCACGCATGACGCTTCAGCCGCTCATTGAAAATTATTTCAAACATGGAGCCGATGTTCAGCCTGGCAAGGGATATATCAGCATCCATAGTCACCTGACAACCGACCATTGGGTTGAAATTCATCTGGAGAACAACGGCCCGTCGATTCCAGAGGAGAAACTTATGGAGATCCGGGAATGGTTCCGCGAGGAATTAAGTACATCGGAGATCGTGGGAAAAGAGACAGACGAAAACGAGTCTATTGGGCTGCGTAACGTCGGTCAAAGACTGCGGCTCAACTCCTCTACAGAACACCCGGCAATCATAGATATCAGTAATAAGGAGCCACATGGCGTGCAGATCATCGTTAAAATTTACGCGGGAGAGTGA
- a CDS encoding carbohydrate ABC transporter permease yields MKHRHSSQLLQQLVFVGPSIVFFILIIVVPFLLGMYYSFTDWNGVSTSINWVGFDNFVHIFANDPKFQTAFWFTVRFTVVGVILTNVIGFFLAYFLTKPLKTRNILRTIFFMPNVIGGLLLGFIWQFIFVKGFSAVGDVTGWSFFNLPWLGDEPTAFWGIVIVFVWQTAGYLMVIYISSLTNVSPDLLEAAEIDGASRWQVLRSIILPLVMPGVTICLFLAISWSFKMFDLNLSLTKGGPFGSTESVALNIYNEAFVNNRYGIGTAKALIFFVIVAIITMIQVRLTKSKEVEA; encoded by the coding sequence ATGAAGCATCGGCATTCATCCCAGCTGTTACAGCAGCTTGTGTTCGTGGGTCCCTCCATCGTCTTTTTTATTCTCATCATCGTAGTTCCTTTCCTGCTGGGAATGTACTATTCCTTTACGGACTGGAATGGGGTATCCACAAGCATTAATTGGGTTGGGTTTGACAATTTCGTGCATATCTTTGCGAATGATCCGAAGTTCCAAACTGCGTTCTGGTTCACAGTGCGCTTTACGGTGGTCGGTGTCATTCTGACCAATGTGATTGGTTTTTTCCTAGCGTACTTCCTGACCAAACCACTTAAGACGAGAAACATCCTTCGCACCATCTTCTTCATGCCTAACGTGATCGGTGGGTTGTTACTCGGCTTTATCTGGCAATTCATATTTGTGAAAGGGTTTTCAGCAGTTGGCGACGTGACTGGCTGGTCCTTCTTCAACCTTCCCTGGTTGGGAGATGAGCCGACCGCCTTCTGGGGTATTGTCATTGTATTTGTCTGGCAGACTGCAGGATATCTAATGGTCATCTATATCTCATCCCTGACCAATGTATCCCCCGACCTGCTGGAAGCGGCTGAAATTGATGGCGCTAGCCGGTGGCAGGTACTGCGCAGCATTATTTTACCGCTCGTGATGCCTGGTGTCACGATCTGTCTGTTCCTTGCCATTTCGTGGTCATTCAAAATGTTCGATCTGAATCTGTCCTTGACCAAAGGTGGACCGTTCGGTTCAACCGAGTCCGTAGCCTTGAACATTTACAATGAGGCCTTCGTGAACAATCGGTACGGAATCGGGACAGCAAAAGCACTTATATTCTTCGTAATCGTCGCCATCATCACGATGATTCAGGTACGTCTGACGAAGAGCAAGGAGGTCGAGGCTTAA
- a CDS encoding arsenic resistance protein: MMEKQQTWFYVAALLVGAGIGLGMPDWGSALVYTVSPVLACLLYSMFAQIPFLQLRESISNLRFIGALLVANFVVVPVLVWLLVLVFPQTSAVSLGVYLVLLTPCIDYVIVFTQLGRGNEKLMLASTPMLFVVQMIMLPVYLWLFMGAEAAQIMQLGPFAEAFLFLIVIPLLLAICTQVVSKGRPKGEAILNATAWLPVPLMALALIVVVASQIGQVYEEWAVIVNVLPIYVAFMIVMPVFSRMVARMFRLDVGAGRALIFSASTRNSLVVLPLALALPAEWAAITAAVIVTQTIVELAGELIYIRVVPAVIIKD; the protein is encoded by the coding sequence ATGATGGAGAAGCAACAGACGTGGTTCTATGTAGCTGCTCTGCTTGTGGGGGCAGGAATTGGGCTTGGCATGCCCGATTGGGGATCTGCTCTGGTGTATACCGTTTCACCTGTGCTCGCATGTTTGTTATACAGCATGTTTGCGCAGATTCCTTTTCTACAGCTTAGAGAATCGATTTCGAATCTTCGATTTATAGGCGCATTACTGGTTGCTAACTTTGTTGTCGTTCCTGTGCTTGTATGGCTGCTTGTCCTCGTATTCCCGCAGACATCTGCTGTCTCGTTAGGAGTCTATCTAGTATTGCTAACTCCGTGTATTGACTACGTTATTGTATTCACTCAGCTTGGGAGGGGAAATGAGAAACTCATGCTTGCTTCCACCCCCATGCTGTTCGTGGTGCAGATGATCATGTTACCCGTGTATCTATGGTTGTTCATGGGTGCAGAAGCAGCGCAGATTATGCAGCTTGGGCCATTTGCCGAGGCGTTTCTGTTCCTGATCGTCATTCCGCTGCTGCTGGCGATCTGTACTCAGGTCGTATCTAAAGGCAGACCTAAAGGCGAGGCCATATTAAATGCCACCGCTTGGCTACCCGTCCCATTGATGGCTCTTGCGCTGATTGTCGTGGTTGCCTCTCAGATCGGGCAGGTGTATGAGGAGTGGGCTGTTATTGTTAACGTTCTTCCTATATACGTCGCCTTTATGATCGTAATGCCAGTATTCTCGCGTATGGTTGCGCGTATGTTCCGACTTGATGTGGGTGCAGGCAGGGCACTGATCTTCAGCGCCTCCACACGCAATTCCCTTGTTGTTCTTCCTTTGGCACTCGCGCTGCCAGCGGAGTGGGCTGCCATAACGGCTGCTGTAATTGTTACGCAGACGATTGTTGAGCTGGCGGGAGAATTGATCTATATTCGTGTGGTCCCTGCCGTGATAATAAAGGATTGA
- a CDS encoding ABC transporter substrate-binding protein translates to MKKMTKFTLLMLIAFSVMLAGCGNGDKSGSPINTDPQGNGEAATGDKTIKIFQFKVEIAEALNRLKAEYESAHPGVKLDIQTVGGGSDYGAALKAKFAAGEQPDIFNVGGYRELDTWLEYLEDLSDESWAKDALEVAKEPMMKDGKLYGQPLALEGYGFIYNKDLFAQAGITEIPTTLEQLDQAAQKLQAAGITPFSNGYQEWWVLGNHNVNVAFANQTDPVKFIEGLNEGTEKIPGNQVFADWINLLDLTLKYSNKNPLTTDYNTQVTLFASGEAAMMQQGNWTQVQIDGIDPDLNLGILPMPITNEPNDKLFVGVPNYWVVNKNSQVKDEAKQFLEWLVTSDVGKQYMTKEFKFIPAFSSIEASEEDLGDLATDIMKYSQENKTLSWNFNRFPEGVPQEYGSTIQAYVAGKSDKEGLLDALQQNWDSLKK, encoded by the coding sequence ATGAAAAAAATGACGAAGTTTACGCTGCTCATGCTCATTGCGTTTTCCGTTATGCTTGCAGGCTGTGGTAATGGTGACAAGAGCGGTAGTCCAATTAACACAGATCCGCAAGGGAACGGGGAAGCCGCGACAGGCGACAAAACGATTAAAATCTTTCAATTCAAAGTCGAAATTGCGGAAGCGCTTAACCGACTCAAAGCCGAGTACGAATCAGCCCATCCTGGCGTCAAATTGGATATTCAAACCGTGGGCGGTGGTAGTGACTACGGTGCAGCACTGAAAGCGAAGTTTGCCGCGGGTGAGCAGCCGGATATTTTCAACGTAGGTGGATATCGTGAGCTGGATACCTGGCTGGAATACCTGGAAGACCTGTCCGATGAGTCTTGGGCAAAGGATGCACTGGAAGTAGCGAAGGAGCCTATGATGAAAGACGGCAAGCTCTATGGGCAACCACTGGCGTTAGAAGGATATGGCTTCATCTACAATAAGGATCTGTTTGCTCAAGCAGGTATCACCGAAATTCCAACGACACTGGAGCAATTGGATCAAGCTGCACAGAAGTTACAAGCGGCAGGAATCACCCCTTTTTCTAACGGATATCAAGAATGGTGGGTGCTCGGTAATCATAACGTGAACGTAGCGTTTGCCAACCAGACCGATCCTGTGAAATTTATCGAAGGTCTTAATGAAGGAACAGAGAAAATTCCGGGTAATCAAGTATTTGCAGATTGGATCAACTTGCTCGATTTAACGCTGAAGTATAGTAACAAAAACCCGTTGACCACGGACTACAATACTCAAGTAACTCTATTTGCTAGCGGTGAAGCTGCGATGATGCAACAAGGGAATTGGACACAAGTACAGATTGATGGAATTGATCCTGATCTGAACCTGGGTATCTTGCCGATGCCGATTACGAACGAACCGAATGACAAATTGTTTGTAGGTGTGCCGAACTACTGGGTTGTGAACAAGAATTCACAGGTAAAAGACGAAGCTAAGCAATTTCTGGAGTGGCTCGTAACCTCTGATGTGGGTAAACAGTACATGACCAAAGAGTTCAAATTCATCCCAGCATTCAGTTCTATTGAAGCATCTGAAGAGGATCTGGGCGATCTGGCGACAGACATTATGAAATACAGCCAGGAAAACAAAACATTAAGCTGGAACTTCAACCGTTTCCCTGAAGGTGTTCCGCAAGAATATGGCAGCACGATTCAAGCCTATGTGGCAGGCAAATCAGATAAAGAAGGCTTGCTTGATGCCTTGCAGCAAAACTGGGATAGTCTGAAAAAGTAA
- a CDS encoding MFS transporter: MVKVNPPSFASKLRRKGSKQRTNLAIATWEGVPAIILQTLLGGPFLTGFLLYLGAGSRQIGFVLAITTFVNIAQIGAAYWMQRIRSRKRMLLLFVGAHRILWSATGLIPFLFPQEWWVSIFIGMYTVAFIANTIGGMIWTSLIGDIVPAKVRGRYFGIRNTILNALGSVCLFVGGMVLDRFPGGTGFLILFIPVWICAIANTVIYLFYPDMPFERSTEKGFWRMFKKPFQDQSFLKATLFLAAWLLIQTLIVPLYSYVMLDLLNVNYQTVSIITVVQTLVMMMGFYLWGNLNARFSNKTLLFWTLPIIALSCLSWGLMSFMPVLVALFCSHIFLGIGVGGFNQLAFNFTIGDTPKSERPMFVAVYSALTGVTSFLGPLIGGSLYEKMEKWPETMTWFSTYGFQMGVGAAMLILTFTLGRQVLLKKE, translated from the coding sequence ATGGTCAAAGTAAACCCTCCCTCGTTTGCAAGCAAACTACGGCGTAAGGGTTCGAAGCAACGTACCAATTTAGCAATTGCAACGTGGGAGGGTGTACCGGCAATCATTTTACAGACTTTGCTGGGTGGCCCATTTTTAACGGGATTTCTGCTGTACCTTGGAGCCGGGTCAAGACAAATTGGTTTTGTGCTCGCAATTACGACGTTTGTAAACATTGCACAGATTGGTGCAGCCTATTGGATGCAGCGCATTCGCAGTCGAAAGCGTATGCTTCTGTTATTCGTTGGGGCGCACCGTATCCTGTGGAGTGCAACAGGGCTTATCCCATTTCTTTTCCCGCAGGAATGGTGGGTATCTATTTTTATCGGGATGTATACTGTAGCGTTTATTGCCAATACCATTGGCGGTATGATCTGGACATCGCTCATTGGAGACATTGTACCTGCCAAGGTCAGAGGGCGTTATTTCGGAATACGAAACACCATTCTGAACGCTCTTGGAAGCGTATGCTTATTTGTTGGAGGTATGGTTCTGGATCGTTTTCCAGGCGGGACGGGTTTCCTTATTTTGTTCATTCCCGTATGGATCTGTGCGATTGCGAATACCGTCATCTATTTATTTTATCCAGATATGCCTTTCGAGCGTTCCACGGAAAAAGGTTTTTGGCGTATGTTCAAAAAGCCATTTCAAGATCAGTCGTTCCTGAAGGCAACGCTGTTCTTAGCAGCTTGGTTGCTCATTCAAACTCTCATTGTTCCGCTGTATTCCTATGTCATGCTGGATTTGCTTAACGTGAACTACCAGACGGTGTCCATCATTACGGTAGTGCAGACCTTGGTTATGATGATGGGATTTTACCTGTGGGGTAATCTCAATGCGAGATTCAGCAACAAAACGTTGTTGTTCTGGACGTTGCCTATTATTGCACTCTCCTGTCTATCGTGGGGATTGATGTCGTTTATGCCAGTTTTGGTAGCGCTATTTTGCTCTCATATCTTTCTTGGCATTGGTGTGGGGGGCTTCAACCAGCTTGCCTTTAACTTCACCATTGGCGATACGCCCAAAAGCGAACGACCGATGTTTGTGGCGGTGTATTCAGCATTAACTGGGGTGACTTCTTTTCTTGGGCCATTAATCGGGGGCTCGCTGTATGAGAAAATGGAGAAGTGGCCTGAAACGATGACATGGTTTTCGACCTATGGCTTCCAGATGGGTGTAGGTGCAGCGATGTTAATCTTAACGTTTACGTTGGGGCGTCAGGTGTTACTGAAAAAGGAATGA
- a CDS encoding RidA family protein — protein sequence MKKPISTDQAPGAIGPYSQAVDAGDFIYTSGQLGLNPQTGEFGADVQEQTRLSLSNVKAILEAAGTTMDNVVKTTVFLKDMNDFVPVNEVYSTFFTQPYPARSAVEVARLPKDALVEIEVIARK from the coding sequence ATGAAAAAACCAATTTCTACGGATCAGGCGCCAGGCGCTATTGGTCCATACAGTCAAGCTGTCGATGCAGGTGACTTTATCTACACGTCTGGTCAACTGGGGCTCAACCCACAAACGGGAGAATTCGGCGCAGATGTACAAGAGCAGACTCGTCTTTCCCTGAGCAATGTGAAGGCGATCCTCGAAGCCGCAGGTACGACAATGGACAACGTTGTGAAAACAACCGTATTCCTGAAAGACATGAACGATTTCGTTCCTGTAAACGAAGTGTATAGCACATTCTTCACACAGCCATACCCAGCACGTAGTGCCGTTGAGGTTGCTCGTCTGCCGAAGGATGCACTTGTTGAGATTGAAGTTATTGCCCGTAAATAG
- a CDS encoding oxidoreductase — translation MEKKAVVIGATGLVGGLLVDRLLKHSSYREVHVFVRRPLTLEHPKLKQHIVDWDQLHEAAQWFTGVSDLYCCLGTTIKKAGSQENFRKVDYDYVVEAGKLAKQHGVSQMLVISSMGANSDLRVFYSRTKGEMEDALTALGFNSLQIFRPSLILGDRKETRIGEQLGAYAMKLLDRWMTGKAAKYRAIPAATIAQAMINIALVGTKGHHVYSNEVIHVLGTEASVV, via the coding sequence ATCGAAAAGAAGGCCGTAGTGATCGGAGCTACCGGTCTTGTCGGCGGTCTATTAGTAGATCGTTTGCTTAAGCATTCATCCTACCGCGAGGTTCATGTATTTGTCAGGCGTCCATTGACGCTAGAGCATCCCAAGCTGAAGCAACACATCGTGGATTGGGATCAACTTCACGAGGCAGCGCAGTGGTTCACAGGTGTATCGGACCTGTATTGTTGCCTTGGAACAACGATCAAGAAAGCTGGCAGTCAGGAAAATTTCCGTAAAGTGGATTATGACTATGTTGTGGAAGCAGGAAAACTTGCGAAGCAGCACGGCGTTTCTCAGATGCTGGTCATCTCGTCGATGGGTGCGAATTCGGATTTGCGGGTGTTCTACAGCCGAACCAAAGGGGAAATGGAGGATGCTTTAACCGCCCTTGGCTTCAATTCATTGCAAATCTTCCGTCCTTCTCTCATTCTGGGGGATCGGAAGGAGACTAGAATTGGCGAGCAGTTGGGTGCGTATGCCATGAAGCTGCTGGATCGGTGGATGACAGGTAAGGCTGCTAAATATCGGGCGATCCCTGCGGCAACCATTGCTCAGGCAATGATCAATATTGCGCTTGTGGGGACGAAAGGTCATCACGTTTATTCCAATGAAGTTATTCATGTGCTTGGAACGGAAGCTTCCGTGGTATAA
- a CDS encoding response regulator: protein MKVLIVDDEKHVRDAIKLLGQWDVVGVDTLLEAADGHEAIELITEHEPQIILSDMRMPGKDGMELLEWISVHTPHSKVLVISGYDDFQLVRHAIRYGGMDYLLKPVETEELNASLLKAIKAWQEDETLRVQTMQQSMVMNTMRPHYHDRLLTELVVGRGNSTTQMERIRNELNLSQLVSTCNIAVTSLSQLDAGCQAKYRSQPDLLVFSVLNICAEMLSTPNEGVVFRQLDQPDQVVMLHWGSPASLQAVLERVNTGLEQTIQRRLHYGIASCDVFPSGIPNAYQEASQRLWRRNALQTHHRFHASLDSSTATKGLRLSTMEEPLRLAAISGRDANVSTAVGEWIDPLTRLDTVTPEQVLQWIQEMDWMLGRWLDDTAGMSSTEEDEQDKLDEPFLPFAELPFDREGMLSLPLLRSLLEQRLIAAGKALAAQHHTSHDPMKEIARYMDAHYQEDLSLQQISARFYLSREYISRKFKQQFGLNWSEYLGKLRINNAKLLLQNPSLRIAKISEMVGFQDEKYFSKVFKKMEGLTPGDYRKSLDQ, encoded by the coding sequence ATGAAAGTACTAATTGTCGATGATGAAAAACACGTCCGCGACGCAATTAAACTACTGGGGCAGTGGGATGTTGTGGGAGTAGATACGTTATTGGAAGCAGCGGATGGGCATGAAGCGATTGAACTCATCACTGAACACGAGCCGCAAATTATATTGAGCGATATGCGTATGCCGGGCAAAGACGGCATGGAATTACTGGAGTGGATCTCTGTCCATACCCCACACAGCAAGGTGTTAGTTATCAGTGGGTATGATGATTTCCAGCTCGTTAGGCACGCCATTCGTTATGGTGGGATGGACTATCTATTGAAACCTGTCGAAACGGAGGAACTCAATGCTTCCTTGTTAAAAGCAATTAAGGCTTGGCAGGAAGATGAGACCCTTCGCGTGCAGACGATGCAACAATCTATGGTCATGAATACGATGCGCCCACATTATCATGACCGCTTGCTTACGGAATTAGTCGTTGGGCGTGGCAATAGCACTACTCAAATGGAGAGAATTCGTAATGAGCTGAACCTCTCCCAACTCGTGAGTACATGCAACATCGCCGTCACGAGTCTGTCTCAACTCGATGCTGGTTGTCAGGCGAAATATCGCAGCCAGCCTGATCTGCTCGTTTTCTCTGTGCTCAATATCTGTGCAGAGATGTTAAGTACCCCCAACGAAGGAGTTGTGTTCCGCCAGCTCGATCAGCCAGACCAGGTTGTTATGCTACATTGGGGTTCGCCAGCCTCTTTGCAGGCCGTTCTGGAACGTGTAAACACCGGACTGGAACAGACAATTCAGCGTCGTCTTCACTATGGTATTGCTTCTTGTGATGTATTTCCATCTGGCATTCCCAACGCGTATCAGGAAGCGAGCCAGCGACTATGGCGGAGAAACGCATTACAAACTCACCATAGATTCCATGCCTCATTGGACTCGTCCACAGCAACGAAAGGTCTTCGGTTATCCACAATGGAAGAACCCTTGCGATTAGCAGCGATAAGTGGTCGTGACGCTAATGTATCTACGGCTGTAGGCGAGTGGATCGATCCACTTACCCGGCTTGATACAGTTACACCGGAGCAAGTGCTCCAGTGGATTCAAGAGATGGACTGGATGCTGGGACGCTGGCTTGACGATACAGCAGGTATGTCTTCCACAGAGGAAGATGAGCAGGATAAGCTGGATGAACCATTCTTACCTTTTGCTGAGCTGCCGTTTGATCGTGAAGGCATGTTGTCTCTTCCACTCCTTCGCTCTTTGTTGGAACAGCGACTCATCGCTGCTGGAAAGGCTCTAGCAGCACAGCACCATACGAGCCATGACCCGATGAAAGAGATTGCACGTTATATGGATGCTCATTATCAGGAGGACTTGTCCCTGCAACAGATCTCTGCCCGTTTCTATCTCAGCCGCGAATATATCTCTCGCAAATTCAAACAGCAGTTCGGTCTGAACTGGTCGGAATATCTCGGGAAGCTGCGGATTAATAATGCCAAATTATTGCTCCAAAATCCTTCACTACGCATTGCCAAAATCTCAGAGATGGTTGGGTTCCAGGACGAGAAATATTTCAGTAAAGTATTTAAGAAAATGGAAGGACTGACACCTGGGGATTATCGAAAATCTCTAGATCAATAA
- a CDS encoding tryptophan-rich sensory protein, giving the protein MSRNNPYKWLNAIGFIAVIIVNYLSNALPIGGRTNKEVSDMYPVLLTPAGYAFAIWGLIYLLLAGFVIYQFVPASWKRDSITRLGYWFLASCAFNVAWIFAFQNLQTGLALLIIVLLLLSLIVLYVKTRAITLPTTAEMWLVKLPFSIYLGWVSVATIINVAVLLYKIGWDGFGISEPTWTIIMLIVGLVLAVLVSFPYRDSVYPLVFTWAYIAIALKQKDVTSVYYTAIALAIVIALYAVWLFFARNQNRD; this is encoded by the coding sequence ATGTCACGTAATAATCCGTACAAGTGGTTAAACGCAATTGGTTTTATCGCTGTTATCATTGTGAACTACCTTTCGAATGCTCTACCTATCGGTGGCAGAACGAACAAAGAAGTGTCGGATATGTACCCTGTTCTACTAACCCCTGCGGGATACGCGTTCGCCATCTGGGGATTGATCTACCTCTTGCTCGCCGGTTTCGTCATTTACCAGTTTGTTCCGGCATCCTGGAAGCGAGATTCAATCACCCGGCTCGGATATTGGTTTCTGGCCAGCTGTGCCTTTAACGTGGCGTGGATCTTTGCTTTTCAGAACCTACAGACAGGTCTCGCTCTACTAATTATCGTACTGCTCCTACTATCCCTGATTGTGCTATATGTCAAAACACGTGCCATCACGCTACCGACAACTGCCGAAATGTGGCTTGTAAAGCTGCCATTTAGCATCTATCTCGGATGGGTGAGTGTAGCTACCATTATCAACGTTGCGGTGTTATTGTACAAAATCGGTTGGGATGGCTTCGGCATCAGCGAACCGACTTGGACAATTATTATGCTTATCGTAGGTCTTGTTCTCGCTGTACTGGTGAGTTTCCCTTATCGCGATAGCGTATATCCACTCGTCTTCACATGGGCATACATTGCCATTGCATTGAAGCAAAAAGACGTCACTTCCGTCTATTATACAGCGATTGCCTTGGCGATCGTGATTGCTCTCTACGCGGTATGGCTGTTCTTCGCCCGTAATCAGAATCGGGATTAA